From Brucella pseudogrignonensis, a single genomic window includes:
- a CDS encoding terminase large subunit, translating to MSYADKAHQYARDVVSGAIPACKYVYQACQRQLDDLANPPKGYHFDTGRAERICRFVELCPHIKGPSASRGDLMILEPWQLFILSTSFGWVDSNGNRRFRRVYVEVPRGNGKSSFSSPVGLYMLALDGEAGAEIYSAATTRDQARIVFRDAQAMARKMPAYRNRFKVDVSAQSLVQMKTSSAFKALSADGHTLDGLNIHLAIVDELHAHKSRDVYDVLETGLGKRPQSMLWMITTAGSNKHGICYEVRKFVLDVLAGTVAGEAADAVFGIIYTIDEGDDPFAEETLRKANPNWGVSVDPKIVLQTAGKARQVATARANYLTKHLNVWVDANSALFDTDWWRKCEDRDLVEEDFANDECVIGLDLASKIDIAARVNLYRRLIDGKAHYYVFPRFYLPRVAIEEDKHPMYRGWEMQGDITATAGETIDFGSIEDDIKAEGPGLNLQAVATDPWQAQQMIQNLKRDGMPAEEYRQTVATMSEATKTLDALMREQRIHHTGNAVMNWMIGNVVGHYDAKENVYPRKEMPQNKIDGAVALIMALGWFIQQETEHDGMDDYFKSLAGAA from the coding sequence TTGAGCTACGCAGATAAGGCGCATCAATACGCCCGTGACGTTGTTTCAGGCGCTATTCCGGCCTGCAAGTATGTCTATCAGGCTTGCCAGCGACAGCTTGACGATCTGGCTAATCCGCCGAAGGGCTATCACTTCGATACCGGAAGGGCAGAGCGCATCTGCCGATTTGTCGAGCTATGCCCACATATCAAAGGCCCGTCAGCTTCACGCGGCGATCTGATGATTTTGGAGCCGTGGCAGCTATTCATCTTGAGCACGTCATTCGGCTGGGTGGATAGTAACGGAAATAGGCGGTTTCGTCGCGTTTATGTGGAAGTCCCCCGCGGTAACGGGAAGTCATCTTTCTCGTCGCCGGTTGGTCTTTACATGCTTGCGCTTGACGGTGAAGCCGGTGCTGAAATCTACTCGGCAGCGACGACACGCGATCAGGCTCGCATTGTTTTCCGCGATGCACAGGCGATGGCAAGAAAGATGCCTGCCTATCGCAATCGGTTTAAGGTCGATGTCAGTGCACAGTCTCTTGTGCAGATGAAAACATCGAGCGCGTTCAAGGCTCTATCCGCTGACGGGCATACGCTTGACGGTTTGAATATTCATCTGGCTATCGTAGACGAGCTTCACGCGCACAAAAGCCGTGATGTTTATGATGTTCTGGAAACAGGGCTTGGCAAACGGCCTCAATCGATGCTGTGGATGATCACCACGGCAGGCAGCAACAAGCACGGTATCTGCTACGAGGTCAGGAAGTTCGTTCTTGATGTTCTGGCTGGCACTGTAGCGGGGGAGGCTGCTGACGCTGTATTCGGAATTATTTACACCATTGACGAGGGCGACGATCCGTTTGCAGAAGAAACTTTGCGGAAGGCAAACCCGAATTGGGGTGTGTCTGTCGATCCTAAGATTGTCTTACAGACGGCAGGCAAGGCCAGACAGGTTGCAACAGCAAGGGCGAATTATCTCACCAAGCATCTGAATGTTTGGGTTGACGCTAATTCGGCGCTGTTTGACACAGACTGGTGGCGCAAATGCGAGGACCGCGATCTTGTTGAGGAAGACTTTGCCAACGACGAATGTGTCATTGGCCTTGATCTGGCAAGTAAGATCGACATTGCAGCGCGTGTAAACCTCTATCGCAGGTTGATAGATGGGAAGGCTCATTATTATGTTTTCCCACGTTTTTACCTACCGAGAGTTGCAATAGAAGAAGATAAGCACCCGATGTATCGCGGGTGGGAGATGCAGGGCGACATAACTGCCACTGCCGGTGAGACAATCGACTTCGGTTCAATCGAGGATGACATCAAGGCGGAAGGTCCGGGATTAAATCTGCAAGCTGTAGCAACTGACCCATGGCAAGCGCAGCAGATGATCCAGAACCTCAAGCGCGATGGAATGCCTGCCGAGGAATATCGGCAAACAGTGGCAACGATGAGCGAGGCGACGAAAACGCTTGATGCTCTCATGCGGGAACAGCGCATTCATCACACCGGAAATGCGGTGATGAACTGGATGATCGGCAATGTTGTCGGGCATTACGATGCAAAAGAGAACGTCTACCCGCGCAAGGAGATGCCTCAAAACAAGATCGACGGTGCGGTGGCGCTAATCATGGCTCTTGGCTGGTTTATTCAGCAGGAAACGGAACATGATGGCATGGATGATTACTTCAAGAGCTTGGCAGGTGCAGCGTGA
- a CDS encoding phage portal protein — MNLLRKMLNGFVGDTPVKRNLTVREPDAWYPGDSIGGAGEIITEKNVLALSAVWACVNLISGTISSLPLMVYRKSADGSREVASDHPLYVVLHDSPNYDQTAVDFWDFMAASVELWGNGYARVNRSNGNVRVLTPILPALMSVQKKSNGDLIYKWTEDGKANEATDREILHIRGFGGNPLGGASTLYFGRRVFGLSQAADRSAGSMFENGLRPSGVLKFEKWLNDEQRELAEQKLAAKIGSGNAGKPIILEGGTEWQQLTITPEDAQMLETRSFSIEEICRFFGVPPHMVGHTSKSTSWGSGIEAQTLGFQKFTLRRRLKRIEQALMKQLLTPADKAAGVIIEFNQEGLLRGDTAGRARFYQQMTAIGAMTINEVRELENLPPVEGGDVPRMQMQNVPITEAGADRELTPRQSDNEE, encoded by the coding sequence GTGAACCTATTGCGAAAGATGCTGAATGGTTTCGTTGGCGATACGCCTGTTAAGCGGAACCTGACCGTTCGTGAGCCTGACGCTTGGTATCCGGGTGACAGCATCGGCGGGGCCGGGGAGATCATCACTGAAAAGAATGTTCTTGCACTGTCTGCGGTGTGGGCATGTGTGAACCTGATTTCAGGTACAATCTCGTCGTTGCCGCTTATGGTTTATCGCAAGAGTGCTGACGGATCACGCGAGGTCGCAAGCGATCACCCACTCTATGTTGTGCTGCACGACAGCCCGAATTACGACCAGACAGCGGTTGACTTCTGGGACTTCATGGCGGCATCGGTTGAGCTTTGGGGCAATGGTTACGCTCGTGTCAATCGATCAAATGGTAATGTTCGGGTCTTAACTCCTATTCTTCCGGCGCTGATGAGCGTTCAGAAGAAGTCCAACGGCGATCTGATTTACAAGTGGACTGAGGACGGCAAGGCGAACGAAGCCACAGATCGCGAAATCCTGCATATCCGTGGTTTCGGCGGCAACCCACTTGGCGGAGCGTCGACGCTTTACTTCGGTCGCCGTGTGTTTGGCTTATCGCAGGCAGCGGATAGATCAGCCGGATCGATGTTTGAGAACGGTTTGCGACCTTCTGGTGTTCTCAAGTTCGAGAAGTGGCTGAACGATGAGCAGCGCGAGCTTGCCGAACAGAAACTTGCAGCGAAAATCGGAAGCGGCAATGCTGGCAAGCCTATCATCCTAGAGGGCGGCACCGAATGGCAGCAACTGACGATTACGCCAGAAGATGCCCAGATGCTGGAAACCCGCTCATTCTCTATTGAGGAAATCTGTCGGTTCTTCGGTGTGCCTCCGCATATGGTTGGTCACACATCGAAATCGACAAGTTGGGGATCGGGTATTGAAGCGCAAACACTCGGCTTTCAGAAGTTCACACTTCGCCGTCGTTTGAAGCGCATTGAACAGGCACTGATGAAACAGCTCCTGACGCCAGCGGATAAGGCGGCAGGGGTTATCATAGAATTTAACCAAGAAGGCCTTCTGCGGGGCGATACGGCGGGAAGAGCGCGGTTCTACCAGCAGATGACGGCAATCGGCGCGATGACGATCAACGAAGTCCGAGAGCTTGAGAACTTGCCACCTGTCGAGGGCGGAGATGTTCCACGCATGCAGATGCAGAATGTGCCCATTACCGAAGCCGGTGCAGACCGAGAACTGACCCCGCGTCAGAGCGACAACGAGGAATAA
- a CDS encoding HK97 family phage prohead protease: protein MKTKDFALQVKDLSEDGTFTGYGSVNGNVDSYGERVMPGAFAGSLAKHKREGTSVLMLWQHNPNEPIGIWDDLAEDAKGLWGKGRLIMEVQKAREVHALMKANAIGGLSIGYREIKATPDGNVRNLDELDLREISPVSFPANRRARIEAVKSERMDEFARRLRDGDPMPIKEFEDILREAGVPKSMACAIASHGYAKAVLGDPEGEKASDATAFLKALRG, encoded by the coding sequence ATGAAAACCAAAGACTTTGCCTTGCAGGTTAAAGACCTGTCGGAAGACGGCACCTTTACGGGTTACGGCTCGGTCAACGGCAATGTTGACAGCTATGGCGAGCGGGTAATGCCCGGTGCTTTCGCTGGCAGTCTCGCTAAGCATAAGCGCGAAGGCACAAGCGTTCTGATGCTTTGGCAGCATAACCCGAATGAACCGATCGGTATCTGGGATGATCTTGCTGAGGATGCAAAAGGCCTTTGGGGTAAGGGCCGCTTGATCATGGAAGTGCAGAAGGCTCGTGAAGTCCATGCGCTCATGAAGGCGAATGCTATCGGTGGTCTTTCCATCGGGTACCGAGAAATCAAAGCCACTCCTGACGGCAATGTGCGCAATCTGGATGAATTGGACCTGCGGGAAATCTCCCCGGTTTCTTTCCCAGCCAATCGCCGCGCCCGTATCGAGGCAGTGAAATCTGAACGCATGGATGAGTTTGCCAGACGCCTCCGCGATGGCGACCCCATGCCGATCAAAGAATTTGAGGACATCTTGCGAGAGGCAGGGGTTCCAAAAAGCATGGCATGCGCGATTGCCTCGCATGGTTATGCAAAGGCCGTTCTGGGTGATCCAGAGGGCGAAAAGGCAAGCGACGCAACCGCATTCTTAAAAGCATTGCGCGGTTAA
- a CDS encoding phage major capsid protein, translating to MSDNKTAEQLALEVKADFEKKFDSVKEIAEQAVAEAKKNGDISESLKAKADESLTAMNELKARLDDFEQKAARGGGEGDREKSIGEQFVENDKVKEFLGQANPRGRIDIQTKATLTTATTNAAGSVGAAIQTTRLPGILELPQRRLTIRDLLSQGQMDGGSLEYVKEKGFNNRAAGVAEGAAKPNSDIQFELVTTSAKVIAHWMKASRQVLSDVSQLRSIIDQRLLYGLAYVEENQLLNGDGTGQNLLGIIPQSTAFAIPAGTTMPATVTGIDRLRVAMLQAALAEYPATGHVLNPIDWTSIELLKDTQGRYIIGNPQGTLSPTLWGLPVVTTQAVAAGKFLTGAFKLGAQIFDRWQARVEVATENEDDFIKNLVTILAEERLALAVYRPEAFIYGDVNAAPGGGE from the coding sequence ATGAGCGACAATAAAACAGCAGAGCAGCTTGCTCTGGAGGTTAAGGCTGACTTCGAGAAGAAGTTTGACAGCGTCAAGGAAATCGCTGAACAGGCCGTGGCTGAAGCCAAGAAGAATGGCGACATCAGCGAGAGCCTCAAGGCAAAGGCTGACGAAAGCCTTACCGCCATGAATGAACTCAAGGCACGTCTTGACGATTTCGAGCAGAAGGCAGCACGCGGCGGTGGCGAAGGCGACCGGGAAAAGTCGATTGGTGAGCAGTTCGTTGAAAACGACAAGGTCAAGGAATTTCTCGGTCAGGCGAACCCTCGCGGTCGCATCGACATTCAGACCAAGGCCACGCTGACCACGGCAACCACGAACGCCGCCGGTTCCGTTGGCGCTGCAATTCAGACCACCCGACTTCCCGGCATTCTTGAGCTGCCCCAGCGCCGTCTGACTATCCGTGATCTGCTCTCGCAGGGTCAGATGGACGGCGGTTCACTGGAATACGTCAAGGAAAAGGGTTTCAACAACCGCGCCGCTGGCGTGGCTGAAGGTGCGGCAAAGCCAAACTCGGATATTCAGTTCGAGCTGGTAACGACCTCTGCCAAGGTCATTGCACACTGGATGAAGGCTTCCCGTCAGGTGCTGTCTGACGTGTCACAGCTTCGCTCGATCATTGATCAGCGCTTGCTGTACGGTCTGGCATACGTTGAAGAAAACCAGCTTCTCAACGGTGACGGCACAGGCCAGAACCTGCTCGGCATCATCCCGCAGTCGACAGCGTTCGCTATCCCTGCCGGGACAACCATGCCAGCAACTGTTACCGGCATTGATCGTCTTCGTGTGGCGATGCTTCAGGCGGCGCTTGCTGAATATCCAGCAACCGGCCATGTCCTCAATCCGATTGATTGGACGTCGATTGAACTGCTCAAGGACACTCAGGGCCGTTACATCATCGGCAATCCGCAGGGTACGCTTTCGCCTACTCTTTGGGGCCTTCCTGTTGTCACCACTCAGGCGGTTGCGGCTGGTAAGTTCCTCACCGGTGCGTTCAAGCTTGGTGCGCAGATTTTCGACCGCTGGCAGGCACGTGTTGAAGTCGCAACTGAGAATGAAGACGACTTCATCAAGAACCTTGTCACCATCCTTGCTGAAGAACGTCTCGCTCTGGCTGTCTATCGTCCAGAAGCGTTCATCTACGGCGATGTGAACGCGGCTCCGGGTGGCGGCGAATAA